CGCGCTCAAGTACGTTCCCGAAACGGCCATGGACAAAGAGATCCGCGCCAAGCTCGCGACCATCGGTATCGGACCGAACAAGACCTTCAACATGAAGGACCTATCGCCAGAGCACCAAAAAGCGATCATCGTGGGCATGAAGGCTGGTGACGAAAAAATCAGCACTTACTTGGCCTCGGGGATGACCGACGTCAATGGTTGGCAGATTGGCTCCCTGCCGGGTGACGAAGCTCACTATAACGGTGACTGGCTGATGCGCTCCGGCACCGCCAAAGCAGGGCTCTATGGCAACAGCGCCGCCGAGGCCGTTTACCCACTGACCCGCGTGGATGGCAAGGGTGAAACACTCGACTGCAGTAAAAACAACTACACCATCACCTTCCCCGAA
This genomic window from Novipirellula aureliae contains:
- a CDS encoding DUF1214 domain-containing protein; translated protein: ALKYVPETAMDKEIRAKLATIGIGPNKTFNMKDLSPEHQKAIIVGMKAGDEKISTYLASGMTDVNGWQIGSLPGDEAHYNGDWLMRSGTAKAGLYGNSAAEAVYPLTRVDGKGETLDCSKNNYTITFPEGQYPPVNAFWSVTMYDGKSQYLIENPINRYLINSPMIPNMKKGEDGSLTLYIQKDNPGGDLEANWLPAPNDTVYLVMRLYWPTTEAPSILPPGDGSWKPPGIVMAKSAFQK